A region of the Microbulbifer pacificus genome:
GGGGTTCAAAAACATAGAGCAGCTCGGCAGCATTTAGTACTGGGCAGAATAGCAACAGCAGTATCGTGGCGGTATTCCTGGCCTTTTCCAAAAGTGCGAATGGTGGGCTATGGCTTAATGTAGGCATAGCCGTTCTCCAATTGCAGCCGGGTGATTTCATCAATGCCCGCGTCGACAAACTCCACTCCAGGAGTCATATCGCCTTCCCGAAGATTCTTGGCCTTCAGCGTATTGCGACACACCTTGAATTCAACTCCGTTTAACATCTGCGAGTCGATCATCGATGCATAGGTGTTTCCTTGCGCGTCCTTGGCATTGTCGATTAAAAAATCTATACCGCCGCCAACCGCGACGACGGTAATCGCGATCTCACTGTCTACCGCTCGCTGATTGTCGATGTGACGTATGGCCCGCAGCGCCTGGCTGCTATCTGAGATGTGGTAGACCACACCTCGGAGAACAAGCGTGGGCGCGCTCGCTGTGTAATTAAGGGCGGCGAAGCTCACAGTAGCCAGCATCATCAAGCTGAAAAGCCAGGTAAGCGGATGCCGGAGTCTTAAATGTAGTGCTGGCATTGTCGTTCCTATTCAAACAGAGCCTGCTGCATTTCGAGGAAAACGTGGTACGCATTACGTCGGTTCGCCGCGTCGAACAGGGCGACATCGCGAAATTCTGACCAGTCTGTAGCGTCATATGCATCGTTGAAACTTCGCAGTTCTTCCGCGGCCGCACCCATTTGTTGGCGAAGAAAGCGAATGTAGTGTGTGTTCAGCTGGATATCATCTGCGGGATTTTTCGAGGCGTGACCGTGCCCAGGGACAATGACTGTGGCGCCCAGCTTTGCGATGGCTTCCATACTGTGCAGCCATGTCTCGGTGTTGCCATCAACCAGGAAGGGAAGTCTTCCACTAGAGAAAATATCCCCGGCAAACAACACGGATTCCGAGGGGATGGAGAGCAGGATGTCGTCCGGGCTATGACTGAAACCACCGTCGATAATGTCTATGGCAATGTCGCCCAGCTGTAGGCGATACCGCGGCCCTGTTTGAAAATCCAGCCAAATATCTGCGCCGATCAATCTGGTTTTGTCGTTGACCCAGGGGGAAAGGGATTCCCTTCTCTGTTGCAGGCGGCGCTGCGCGTGCTCTGAGCCAATGTAGGTCTGGCCACTGCGCTTGGCAATTACAGTAGCGCCGGCATCTTTTAAGACCTGCAGGCCATAGATGTGGTCAGCATGGTAGTGGCTGACAATGACATGGGTCACGGGCAAAGCGGTAAGCTTTGCAATGGCATCTAGCATCGCCTGCGCCAGTGCTGGCGTGGCCAGGGCATCGTATACGACCACACCGTTTTCGGTGATTACAAACCCGCTGTTACTCATAAAACCCTGGTTGTCAGCGGAAGCTAAGCCAGCTACGCCTTCGAAATACCAGGAATTTTCAGAAATTTGGACAGGGGTCAGGTGTATTGCTGATGCACTGGCTGCAGGCGTGGCTGAATTGCAGGTGTTGCCGATAAGCAGCGCGATCGAAGCTGCAAGCGCGAGCTTCCTGGAGTAACCAGACCTGCGTCTTATTATGTTTATTCTCATCTTCGATGGGCTTGAAATATACCATAGGGGGTATAGTATAGGTGCGTTATCCTAATAATGAAAATAGCGCATCCAACATAATAAAAATTCTGGAGGCATGATGTCAGAAAAGTCAGGAAGGGAGATTGTGCCGCAGGCATACACCCCATCGCCGACGGTAACGGAGCGCCCGGGCGCGCTTGGTCAACTCCGGAAAGCGCCGGAATCGTTTTTAGATAAATCCACTATTGCCGCAGTGAGCAAGTCAGGTATCGATGAAAATCGTCGCCAACTACTGCGCACCAGTTTTACTACCGCTCTGGCGGGGATGCTTGGGGCCAGTTTATCGGCACGTGCTCTGGCTTCGCAGGGCGACCCGGACATTCTCACACTGCCGCCGTGGTCAAAGTCCCTCGGCAATGCAGTCGCCACCAATCCCTACGGTCAACCCTCGAAGTACGAGGCGAATATTATTCGACGGCAGAGCCCGGGTTTGACGCAAACAGATCAGGCCAGCGTGTCCTTCAGTCCCCTGCAAGGCATGTTTGGCATGATTACCGCGAGTGGTTTGCACTTTGAGCGGCACCACCAGGGGTGGGTGGATATCGATCCCAGACGCCATCGCCTGATGATCAACGGCCTGGTGTCGAAGCCAATGGTATTCACCATGGAAGAGCTGATGCGCTTGCCTTCCGTATCGCGTATTCATTTCATCGAATGCGGTGCCAATACCGGTATGGAGTGGGGTAATACTGCAGTGCCGACCGTGCAATATACGCACGGTATGTTGTCCTGTTCTGAATTTACTGGTGTGCCGCTGTCGCTGTTGCTCGAACACGCTGGCTACGATAAAGCCAAG
Encoded here:
- a CDS encoding DsrE family protein, with translation MPALHLRLRHPLTWLFSLMMLATVSFAALNYTASAPTLVLRGVVYHISDSSQALRAIRHIDNQRAVDSEIAITVVAVGGGIDFLIDNAKDAQGNTYASMIDSQMLNGVEFKVCRNTLKAKNLREGDMTPGVEFVDAGIDEITRLQLENGYAYIKP
- a CDS encoding MBL fold metallo-hydrolase, yielding MRINIIRRRSGYSRKLALAASIALLIGNTCNSATPAASASAIHLTPVQISENSWYFEGVAGLASADNQGFMSNSGFVITENGVVVYDALATPALAQAMLDAIAKLTALPVTHVIVSHYHADHIYGLQVLKDAGATVIAKRSGQTYIGSEHAQRRLQQRRESLSPWVNDKTRLIGADIWLDFQTGPRYRLQLGDIAIDIIDGGFSHSPDDILLSIPSESVLFAGDIFSSGRLPFLVDGNTETWLHSMEAIAKLGATVIVPGHGHASKNPADDIQLNTHYIRFLRQQMGAAAEELRSFNDAYDATDWSEFRDVALFDAANRRNAYHVFLEMQQALFE
- the soxC gene encoding sulfite dehydrogenase, translated to MSEKSGREIVPQAYTPSPTVTERPGALGQLRKAPESFLDKSTIAAVSKSGIDENRRQLLRTSFTTALAGMLGASLSARALASQGDPDILTLPPWSKSLGNAVATNPYGQPSKYEANIIRRQSPGLTQTDQASVSFSPLQGMFGMITASGLHFERHHQGWVDIDPRRHRLMINGLVSKPMVFTMEELMRLPSVSRIHFIECGANTGMEWGNTAVPTVQYTHGMLSCSEFTGVPLSLLLEHAGYDKAKAKYVLAEGADGSSMTRTIDIERALDDVIVAYGMNGEMLRPENGYPLRLVVPGVQGVSSVKWLRRLEVGDMPYATKDEAIHYVDLMPDGQHRQYTSIQEAKSVITSPSGGQRLLTKGYYNVSGLAWSGRGTVERVDVSFDGGRNWYTAKLEGPVLPKALTRFNIGWTWDGKPAILQSRVVDSTGYVQPLKRQLKEVRGTRSVYHNNAIQSWQVTESGEVENVQLT